One genomic segment of Schistosoma haematobium chromosome 6, whole genome shotgun sequence includes these proteins:
- a CDS encoding hypothetical protein (EggNog:ENOG4103EZB~COG:S), with protein MGMITTNVLEESLSFGPLPTGLMIAEPAYLIAQTTTDRLSELPTIYADPKRLSDPIRLIEWVCNLRCARCPSEQNMELIYCHQLSQSFYRTTRRIEAGEELLIWFRRQDLQPLVTEYLNNLYISEAWIGHTVKATDLLQKDYEQFVNPHKSFNTEYCKFQCSKCHDEFTYIYPYISHCLFKCQKQTIIQSIQWFNHHRFIESKEFPIELTNKYTYQKNIDLLLHNNMNIPLNQNKLDHHEKNTIENDDDDDYDVDDDDDDDGNDNDTQVTIETRSNKIENQLQKVGNIGKMNELTSMKNFSSLHRKYLHRIQSNHKIVKPFKTLKQTTYIDNSSDNLYTKKSKLKTTLLPLKSRNPLVEQLLQTIMSHKIDSNVENNSSNLISNMTLSLKKPISSTSSSTTMATMTLTTTITTTSPTSPLISSLALAQNWCARCFITFRLTSDLVHHMRTCHNQGSKYSNVKDRLVSHHKTINTTDLINKRKQLSNENDDNNEMGLLHCNGQSSISSLTTVRTSPQITITTATTTTTTTTTPTVLSYCSTLNKPICSLCGEQFKEKHHLTRHMLSHT; from the exons GCTGATCCTAAACGATTATCTGATCCAATACGTCTTATTGAATGGGTATGTAATCTACGTTGTGCTAGATGTCCAAGTGAACAAAATATGGAATTAATTTATTGTCATCAATTAAGTCAATCATTCTATCGAACAACACGTAGAATTGAAGCTGGTGAAGAATTATTAATTTGGTTTCGAAGACAAGATTTACAACCATTAGTTACAGAATACTTGAATAATTTGTATATTTCAGAAgcatggataggacatacagtAAAAGCAACGGATTTATTACAGAAAGATTATGAACAATTTGTAAATCCACATAAATCTTTCAATACAGAATATT GCAAATTTCAATGTTCCAAATGTCATGATGAATTCACTTACATTTATCCATATATATcacattgtttatttaaatgtcAAAAACAAACTATCATTCAAAGTATTCAATGGTTTAATCATCATAGATTCATAGAATCAAAGGAGTTTCCTATTGaattaactaataaatatacatatcaaAAAAATATCgatttattattacataacaaTATGAATATACCATTAAATCAGAacaaattagatcatcatgagAAGAACACAAttgaaaatgatgatgatgatgattatgatgttgatgatgatgatgatgatgatggtaatgataatgataCACAAGTAACGATTGAAACTAGATCCAATAAAATAGAGAATCAATTACAGAAGGTGGGAAATATTgggaaaatgaatgaattaacaTCTATGAAAAATTTCAGTTCATTACATAGAAAATATTTACATAGAATTCAATCTAACCATAAAATTGTCAAACCttttaaaacattaaaacaaactacTTATATAGATAATAGTAGTGATAATTTGTATACTAAAAAATCTAAATTAAAAACTACGTTATTACCATTAAAATCTCGTAATCCATTAGTTGAACAATTATTACAAACAATCATGTCACATAAAATAGATTCAAATGTTGAAAATAATTCATCCAATCTAATTTCAAATATGACATTATCATTAAAAAAGCCaatatcatcaacatcatcatcgaCGACGATGGCAACAATGACActgacaacaacaataacaacaacatcACCAACATCACCGTTAATAAGTAGTTTAGCATTAGCACAAAATTGGTGTGCACGTTGTTTTATTACATTTCGTTTAACTAGTGATTTAGTACATCATATGCGTACATGTCATAATCAAGGTAGTAAATATTCTAATGTAAAAGATCGTTTAGTATCAcatcataaaacaataaatacaaCTGATTTAATCAATAAGAGAAAACAGTTAAGCAATGAGaacgatgataataatgaaatgggtTTATTACACTGTAATGGGCAATCATCCATATCATCATTGACAACGGTTAGAACATCACCACAAATCACAATAACAACAGCGACGacaacgacgacgacgacgacaacaCCAACAGTACTATCTTATTGTTCAACATTAAACAAACCAATTTGTTCTTTATGTGGTGAacaatttaaagaaaaacatcATTTAACTAGACATATGCTATCACATACATAA
- a CDS encoding hypothetical protein (EggNog:ENOG4103EZB~COG:S) yields MLRKAIDSMLILLRFDERKDYYNSISPNWLWNSTFVDNSFPINTTTTITTTTTPTTTTPTTNTHISSINCNMSRDNLITTPLLADSKELSYRNNNHKLNRAKSIPNRNSIMNYNKRSKRNEKRNKRKNQFNHIRLHSYDESIKADLNDNSYYEDGEFGTDITYLPLSEFNNSMDQLKISNKTIVSNTTTTTTTTTTTMTMTMTSRTTLTTTTTNTTTNSTNTYNKNTEASRLTVDEEARKDHFNSSSLPILLHPPSQIAHQKLETSSTIQLPSLSSLSSSSPSSTSPSLSSSSPSGSVKQITNPNHLINNHSNLILNDDVDKNKMNNFHLLIDFHKRLNKQNKQTLKNDPFQNQQELALTTTQTNWTLLFPNVKITENNHKHDHNHNHLFNECITDCIKLNDSQKGTYRTPVTHTSGSNDVILINNENLQNNPIATTTTTTTISSLINNYFLQKPYTSNIHFNTSRSNSGQTLIDQNIEPKNDYYHRSKLNRLKKSIKRKHRSHSFIYQQSVKSISSSSLSSSPSLSSPSSSLSLSSSSNLCFINSLNHWSKYQYRKHWSFTFYDFENEQNLNEDDTALVHSVFAVVAARLRKKHNGSKGFIKKVSEYEKLGQNHYDNSTTNNRNIHESKSKSHQTSKQIHQHIKLASYTSNDLTKQAKYKEMNNNDEQQSWHLCIKWNPNHLSNQSTFNSINIHDQNKTLSNKTTHQLKLKKTHILATLGTEIDKTSLWNNNNFIDSLLSANIHGLDQIDRQQQQQQQNYTQNHYISQYKDHINRKSIICSICQHLIDHNSKDPILPYLDNNQFAITDQTIDDQKCKQKYKLHKNSNNFYHNHHHHSLHYHNHIRYKRNSYSILPNHHHRDDDDDDPIQDNNYDCCARQISKNIDHIHNYDHDHDHDRDQCKYRSKIMMNSLDQTNSTTILHCQQCLFKMNKGYMNQRYLNGQCNNNNNNNNNNNNNNNTVNGNSTSTMLCCSHCNQWFIPLWNQVHYYSRNKRNISKDDNLRHRSYNHHYYHRSSSQPQTKHERIIQNHLPKNHRCNHNDEYRTSLEQTFMNNDTNNNNIQCSNIQHRIQFNQQSCKRQSKHRHKRTKQRAKSYLPIHRLLSNDINNQVNDSSAKSNHYKLESYKSQKQIDHQSMMNKNDKFIVDPSLDLNQRLIHLKQDHKFKRYNRKYLGQLNVQEWLNKTLTNNY; encoded by the exons ATGTTAAGAAAAGCTATTGATTCAATGTTAATTTTATTACGTTTTGATGAAAGAAAAGATTATTATAATTCAATATCTCCAAATTGGTTATGGAATTCTACATTTGTAGATAATTCTTTCCCtatcaatactactactactattactactaccactactcctactactactactcctacTACTAATACTCATATAAGTAGCATAAATTGCAATATGAGTCGTGATAACCTAATAACAACACCATTATTAGCAGATTCTAAGGAATTAtcatatagaaataataatcaCAAACTAAATCGGGCAAAATCCATACCAAATCGtaattcaataatgaattataataaAAGATCAAAACGTAATGAAAAGAGAAATAAACGAAAAAATCAATTCAATCATATACGTTTACATAGTTATGATGAAAGTATAAAAGCTGATCTAAATGATAATTCATATTATGAAGATGGTGAATTTGGTACTGATATTACATATTTACcattaagtgaatttaataattcTATGGATCAATTAAAGATTTCAAATAAGACAATAGTcagtaatactactactactacgacgacGACAACGACAACGATGACGATGACGATGACGTCGAGGACGACGTtgactaccactactactaatactactaccaaTAGTACTAACACATATAATAAGAATACAGAAGCTAGTAGATTAACTGTAGATGAAGAAGCTAGAAAAGATCACTTTAATTCTTCATCATTACCAATATTGTTACATCCACCATCACAAATAGCACACCAAAAGTTAGAAACATCTTCAACAATACAATTACCATCGCTATCATCATTGTCATCctcatcaccatcatcaacatcaccatcattgtcatcatcatcCCCATCAGGTTCAGTAAAACAAATCACTAATCCAAATCACTTGATAAACAATCATTCTAATTTGATATTGAATGATGATGtagataaaaacaaaatgaataattttcatttattaattgattttcataaaagattaaataaacaaaataaacaaacattaaaaaatgATCCTTTTCAAAATCAACAAGAATTAGCCTTGACAACAACACAAACAAATTGGACATTATTATTCCCTAATGTAAAAATAACAGAAAATAATCATAAACatgatcataatcataatcatctATTCAATGAATGTATAACTGATTGTATAAAATTGAATGAT tCTCAAAAAGGAACATATCGAACTCCAGTCACTCATACTTCAGGTAGTAATGACGtaatattaataaacaatgaaaatctACAAAACAATCccatagcaacaacaacaacaactactactattagttcattaatcaataattatttcttACAAAAACCATATACATccaatattcattttaatacaagTCGTTCAAATAGTGGTCAAACATTAATTGATCAAAATATTGAACcaaaaaatgattattatcatcgaTCTAAATTAAATAGATTAAAAAAATCGATAAAACGAAAACATCGatctcattcatttatttatcaacaatcaGTGAAATCAATATCGtcatcatcattgtcatcatcaccatcattatcatcaccatcatcatcattatcattatcatcttcatcgaatttatgttttattaattcattaaatcaTTGGTCAAAATATCAATATCGAAAACATTGGTCATTTACATTTTATGATtttgaaaatgaacaaaatttaaatgag GATGACACTGCATTAGTACATTCAGTTTTTGCTGTTGTAGCAGCTCGTCTACGAAAAAAACACAATGGTTCAAAAGGTTTTATTAAAAAAGTATCAGAATATGAAAAATTAGGTCAAAATCACTATGATAatagtactactaataatagAAATATTCATGAAAGTAAATCAAAATCACATCAAACCAGTAAACAAATACATCAACATATCAAATTGGCTAGTTATACTTCAAATGATCTAACTAAACAAGCTAAATATAAAGAGATGAACAATAATGATGAACAACAATCATGGCATTTATGTATTAAATGGAATCCAAATCATTTATCAAATCAATCAACATTTAATTCTATCAATATACATGATCAAAACAAAACTCTTTCCAATAAAACAACTcatcaattaaaattaaaaaaaacacatatCCTTGCTACACTGGGTACAGAAATTGATAAAACTTCAttatggaataataataatttcatagaTTCATTACTATCAGCTAATATACATGGATTAGATCAAATAGAtaggcaacaacaacaacaacaacaaaattatacTCAAAACCATTACATATCGCAATATAAAGATCATATCAAtcgaaaatcaataatttgttctatttgtCAACATTTAATAGATCATAATTCTAAAGATCCAATTCTACCATATTTAGATAATAATCAATTCGCAATCACTGATCAAACTATTGATGatcaaaaatgtaaacaaaaatataaacttCATAAgaattcaaataatttctatcataatcatcatcatcattctctTCATTATCATAATCATATTAGATATAAACGAAATAGTTATTCTATATTACctaatcatcatcatcgtgatgatgatgatgatgatcctATACaagataataattatgattgttGTGCAAGACAAATTTCAAAAAATATTGATCATATTCATAAttatgatcatgatcatgatcatgatcgTGATCAATGTAAATATCGAtcaaaaataatgatgaattcattGGATCAAACTAATTCTACTACTATATTACATTGTCAACagtgtttatttaaaatgaataaaggaTATATGAACCAAAGATATTTGAATGgacaatgtaataataataataataataataataataataataataataataatactgtaaaTGGTAATTCAACTTCAACTATGTTATGTTGTAGtcattgtaaccaatggtttaTTCCATTATGGAATCAAGTACATTATTATTCAAGAAATAAACGAAATATTTCAAAAGATGATAATTTAAG ACATAGATCCTACAACCATCACTATTATCATCGTTCATCAAGTCAACCACAAACTAAACATGAAAGAATAattcaaaatcatctacctaaAAATCATCGATGTAATCATAACGATGAGTACAGGACATCGTTAGAGCAAACATTTATGAATaatgatactaataataataatattcaatgtTCAAATATACAACATCGAATACAATTCAATCAACAATCATGTAAAAGACAATCAAAACACCGACATAAACGTACTAAACAACGTGCTAAATCATACTTACCTATTCATCGTTTACTTTCAAATGATATAAACAATCAAGTAAATGATTCATCAGCTAAATCGAATCATTATAAATTAGAATCATATAAATCTCAAAAACAAATAGATCATCAATCTatgatgaataaaaatgataaattcatTGTAGATCCTTCACTTGATCTCAATCAACGGTTGATCCATTTAAAACAGGATCATAAATTTAAACGTTATAATCGAAAATATTTAGGACAATTAAATGTTCAAGAATggttaaataaaacattaacaaacaattattaa